Sequence from the Lycium ferocissimum isolate CSIRO_LF1 unplaced genomic scaffold, AGI_CSIRO_Lferr_CH_V1 ctg416, whole genome shotgun sequence genome:
AGTCTTTTGTATTTGTTTAGTGTGAAAAGCTACGTTCAGAAGCTTCCATGCTGCCTGGCATCCGAGCAGAGCTAGATGCACTTAGGAGGAGACACTCGGCAGCTCTTGAATTGATGGGTGAACGTGATGAGGAGGTACAAACTAATTTTTTCTATATGGTTCATGATTTTTTTATGCCACTATTATGTTTCTTGATGATCTCAAATTTGGCTTTATAAAGGGAAATCTCTCAAAATGTTATGTGATATAAATCACTTGTATAAACTGTATGAATCACCTCAACGATTGTGAGTCGTCGTACATTTTAGACGAGTAATTTGTGCGCATTCACCtttcaacatttttttaaacaattttGAAAGGTCTGGTTCCATTTTTAGTTACTTCTTTTATTTTGGATCTGTGCAAATTGCCACCTAAAATATGACTTATggtgaaaagaaaagagttATACTTCTCCTACCTTTGCCTTTAAAGTCTGCTCTACTAGAGGTCTCATTTTGCTCTGGTTCCCAGGCTTACCACTGGGTAGATTAAGACCCAGTTGATAGAGGATGTTGTCGTCCTTTTCTGTAATCTTTTTCTGTTCTGTTCGTTTCGTTGCATATGTGAGTATTTTCCTGTATATTAAAGGTGTTAGTCTTTTagatttatatttaaattatatcTTATACCTtataaaaaatatgtatattaaattAAATGTCGATTCTGCAAGTTATTTCAAGTGCATATTAGTGCGAAAACACTTGGGCTTTAAACAATTACCTGATTTCCTTAATTTGGCATTGTAGAGATGGGTAATTTTACCTGTTTGTTAGGGACAGTTCTCCATGTCTGGAGATCATTCTTGATTCATTCCTTTAAAGGATCTTCAATCTAGTTAGATGTCGGCTATTTCAGTTTCTTCATTCTTTGTGAAATTATTGTATCTTCTGCACCACATTGTAAAAGAATAGGTtacatctttctttttcactcattttttttaataaaatacctTTTTGCACCACTAAACTGCTTGAAATGCTGAAGTGCCCCTTTTCCTCCAGAATAGCACAATCCGCTCGTAGCAGCTGCTGCCATATATGCTATTTTTACTGTATTATCATTGAAAATGTGCCTCATACACTCTCCAGGTGTTATATACTCTAGAAGTTCCTTGTTCTACTCCCCTAATATCTCTGCCTTTTCGCTCTTTCTCTATTTGTTGATACATATTCCTCCTCCTCTAGCTAAGCGCAGCCCTCCATGTACAAACCAGCACACTTTAGACAGTAATGGAAGTATGATACAGATTATGGGCTTGGCTGATGTAGGCTTGATCATCTTAAGTTCGGTTAATTGAATCATAATTTCTAGTTGTTCAATGTTATCTCATCATACTTGAATTTGACAAGACTATGCAGTAGCTATTTGGTTTTACTGCCACGTGCAGTTGTCCAAAGGGAGATTAGTCACGCAGGGATGTAACTGGTCAAGTACCCCTTATGTTTGGTGTATTTATAGATAAAATGTCCATTTGAAATCTAATCTATGTTCACAATGAAGTGTTTATCTTTATGCATAATGCTCTTTGAATATTTTATTCACTGGACTTGTACTTGTGATAGTTGGAAGAACTTCGTGCCGATATTATTGACATGAAGGAGATGTACAGAGAGCAAGTAAATATGCTCGTGAATAAGGTATAGCGTTGCTCAATTGCTTTGTTCAATCCTTTTCTTTGCGTACTGTAAATTCACGTTTTACTCCCTATATTCTTGCAGATCCAGGTGCTTAGCTCATCACTGAGTGCCACCTGACCGAGCTGATCGGTTGCTATGTGGTTTTTCTGTTCTGTTGCATCATGGAGGTTGCTGCAGTGTATGTGATGTATCACATTAATTTTGGGCACGATAATTCTTATGTCACCAGTTTATTATAAATCTATAGAGGAACTACCTTTTACAGGTTTTCTGTTGTAACTTCAAGAGTGAATTGTTGTATAGCATATTCTTTTAACAGTGGCGTATTGGCTTTATTAAGCTTGATAAACTGTTTTCAATTATTCCCAAGTTCAAGAAAGGGAACTTGACACTTTAAGTACCGCATTTGGGCAAAAATGGTTGTCTACATCAACTTTAATCTAGGTAGGAATTTATGCACCTTGACTGACGAAGGTCTAATTTTCAGATTGAATTTGaatctgaaaagaaaaaagatatgtGGTGTTCCACATTTCACGGCGATGTTTTGCTATCTGTCTCTCTGTATGAATCCAAGGAAGAGAATATAAGAAGATaagagaaaatcaagaaatgaaCGGAAATCAAACAACTTCCACTGTTGCACACCTAGAAGGGAATACAATTTCTCTGTGTCTAGTTAGAATGGATTAATCATACACACCTACCCAATTAACAACATATCAAGAGTGGCTGGGTCTTCTGGTCAGTGGTCATGGTCATATTGAAAGAGTGTTTGTCTTTAGTTGTCTTTAGTAAATGAAAGGAGATTGTTCAGGTTACTTAAAATCAATAATTTAACATAACTGATCTGTTGTGCTCTTAGTTTTGGAATCATGATCATTGGGGGATTTCGCTTTCCCTTTGGTTGTAAATTGTGTTAATGGGTTGTAAAATTCTGAAGTCTATACAAAGGTAAGAAAAAGATGCTAGAGACATGAGAAATTTCTGAAACATATCTTAAACGGAATTCAAGAGAAAACCATACCATAAGTTGGGAGAACTAAGCACGTGAGGAAACAGATTGTCAGGGGcgacatatttttataaaaataaagtaaaccAAGCACGTTAATTTAATATTAAAGCCTAATATGTATCTTTAACGTGAACACACATTAAAGCAGTTGTGATTTATTTACAAAGTTTTATTTAAGTGGTACAGGTTCTTTCTTTTCAgctgaaaatgaaataatatcAGTTAGATCCTTCCTTTTCTCTGAAGCAAAAGCTACACCTTTtgttcaaatatatattacacCGTCTATTCTAATTTAAGTGAGGCATTTTTCTGGTTAGTTTATTCtaaaaagaattatattttattcttttataattaaaataatttgattttaaactttaagacaacaacatcatttcaggtaattccacaagtggggtcttgGGAGGGTGGAGTGTTCGCGAATCTTAGCCCTGTCTTAGAAGGATTTTAAGCTTTAATAttttacataaatatatatagtttatTTCAGTTCATAAatttatgatatattttctttttaatccgtttaaaaaataattttttatatagtaaaataatatataatcacataaaaatatatagctcattttagattataaatttttattttgtctcTTAAACCTCGTGTGCCGcaaataaaatcacataaaatgggCTGAAAGGAGTATACTAGATTGAGAAGGATGATGTGTCAGAAGATGAGAGGACAAGACACAAAGCAggaaaaaaaagtacaaaagcAAGCACATTGGGCCAGGCGTTCGTCTCAGAGCTCTCCTAGATTTGTAGAACCATTGCATACGCATATGCACTTGTTTGTCCTGTTTGCTTACTAGTGAAACATAACACGTTACCATCCTTTCTAAGATTTCACCCTTCCCTTTTTCATTATCACGTTTTCCTACTTACACTTTTtcttagtaataataataattcccTCTTAACTTCATTGCCAACTTTTAATTTCTCCCTCAAACTCCACTACTAATTTAGCCACTCCATTTTAGCTACATTTTTCTGccaaaacttttaagaaggtaACAGGTACTGATACACACACTCTCTCTCTAGATGTGCTTATATGGTAATGGTAGATAATTAAGCAATGGAAATCTCAAATATAATTTCAGTTGAAAAcgtaaaattccatttttgatTTGAAAGATTAGAATTTTCTTGATTGATGATAAGAGTAATGAATTGTCGGTTTAAGAATTTTCATTTATGGAATTTTCCTTTTCACATCAGATCTGGGATTTGTGTTTCGGTTAAACATTGTCGGTTATGAGGTTGCCAGCTGATAAGTGATCATTTCATGAGTTTATTGACGAGACCATAATACTTGCTGGTTATATACGATTGGATCTATGCAGGTTGGAGTATATGATCGGGATATTTGTTACATAAGCATAGAGATATGAGAAGTGGTGGTGGTCTTGCAGATGCTTATTCAATGTACAAGCGTGCATCAACTAAAGATCAGTTCACTGATGATTATGAAGACAGAGAAGAAAATTTAggtatttcctttttatttgtgTACGCAACTGGATCTATGATTTAGATTCAGTTGCCTCCAAATGCAGTTTTGTActacattttttgttttgtttttctggatgtgtatatattgtaggaGCAGAAAGGAACATGTTAATTTTGCTGCAACTTAACATGAGatgtctgttttttttttttttttaaaatttgggtcATGCCAAGATctatttctctctctttgttccaaatgatgatatcacacaatttctatttttatGAGCTACTGTCAGTCTCTAGATTTTCTGGAGCTCaaataagagaaataaaaaTTTGTCAACTTGGTTGAGTGATGTCGTCCATTTTCCAATAAAATAGTATTATACTTCTCTAGTGTACCATCAGCTTAGAGACAACCAAAGGACTTAACATAATaggatagttttttttttttttttttttttgtgtaaaattgatttttgattCTTGCTTATGTGTTTTTAGGTCGTCTCCAAAATGGTGTCTGGAAAGAAATTGGAAACCCCTCATGGAAGCGACCGTTGCCGCATATACTGGTGGCAATTATTTCATCACTCTTGTTTGGTTACCATCTTGGGTATGACTGAATTTTCAAAGTTAGTTTCTTTCATGATCCTACTTTTTAGTTGACTAAACTCTATtccattttttccaactttgcgTTCtattttggtttggtttattcAGGGTGGTTAATGACACTCTAGAAAGCATGTCTTTGGACCTTGGCTTCAGTGGCAGCACCTTGGCTGAAGGTACTTTATGCCATTTACCTTAAAGATCCCCCCAGGTCCACGCACTCGAACCTCCATGTGTTCCCTTCTGTAGGCAGATCCTGAATTTTAAGTCAGTGGGGGTTGATTAGCATTGCATCCACTACTCATTTGTAACAGTGCGTGCTACATTTGTGTAAATATAAttggtactccctccgtcctagtttatgtggcacttttcgcttttcaagagttaatttgactaatctttgaagctaaattgtaATAGATCAATTTAAtagattaaaattaaaattggatattaaaaaactatatgaaaagtactataagttgcaatatTTCTCCCgtcaatatgatgaaaaaatacattttaaaatgtagGTCAAAGTATACacagtttgaatctcgaaaagcGAGAAGTGTCTATATAGAGAGTTGAAGTACAAGGCAGTGAGTTCAGTTGAACCTGCGTCTAACACTTGCATCTCCCCTTTCTTCTCTTAAAACGATTTTCTTCATCTAGTTGTTTAGTTCATATTTTACCGGGTCCATctgatatgataattttattttcaactgAAGGTCTGGTTGTGAGTACATGTTTGGGAGGTGCTTTTTTGGGCTCAATATTCAGTGGTTGGATAGCAGATGGGGTTGGTCGTCGGAGAGGCTTTCAATTGTGTGCTCTACCAATGATAATAGGTGCTTCTATGAGGTAACCTTAATAAACTTTCTTACCAGCTATACTAAGGCCTTTTCTACTTAAAATGCATACTCTGTAATACCATCCAGATATTGTGAAGTCTTGAGTCCTCTCTATTGATTGTATAACCTGTCTGGGATGAATGGATATTTTTAAAAGGAAGTGTCTAATCCCTTAGGGATATTTTAGTCTTGCTATCTTTTGCATTGGCAAAGTCTCCTGCAGTCTGCAGACTTATTCGTAACAGTCCTGTAAAGGTTGCTTCATCTGGCTTCGGGTGCTTGAGTTTTCTTTTCCTGTTTAAGTTATTGAATTGTATAAACTGGAGCGAATACGAGAGGGTGAAATCAGAAACccttaattcaattttattaCGTTACGAGTTTCTGGAACTTAACTGAAGGTTCTTCAACTGTATAAATGTAGTGCTGCAACAAGTACTCTTGGAGTTATGCTTCTTGGAAGGTTATTTGTTGGAATAGGGATGGGCCTTGGCCCTGCTGTTGCTGCTCTCTATGTTGCAGAGGTACGTGATATTATCTTTTGCTCCTAATTCTATCTTTTTAGTTACATTTAATTTGTTTGACCAGGTTTCACCAGCTTTTGTTAGAGGCACCTATGGGAGTTTCACTCAGATTGCCACATGCCTTGGGCTCCTGGGAGCTCTTCTCATTGGCATTCCTGCCAAGGATACTGTTGGTTGGTAAGGATTGTATGCCCTTGATGTCCTTTTTCCCCTTTATTAAGATCGATTGATAGGGCTGGCTGAGATGAATGAAAAAATGTACTATTCCATTTTACTCCAGTCACTCTTTGGATACTGTCTATCTTCAGTTTGAGACTGCTAAAATGCTTTTTATGGGAGCTTATTAAAAATAAGTTGATTATCATACATGTTTAAAGCATCCCGTTAATTAATTGAGTGATGTGTAATTACTTCTACAATGATGTCACAGGTGGCGAGTTTGCTTTTGGATATCCACCATTCCTGCTGCGATACTTGCTGTTTTGATGGAATTCTGTGCTGAGAGTCCTCACTGGCTTGTTAAGGTTCTCTTAAATCATTGAGTGTCTTGCAGTAGATAGAAAAGTGGCATTAGCATGTTCAGTTTATTGTGAATCTTGTAAATAGTAAAATCTGCTAACAATTCAAATTCACTAGGTCACCAAATGGAAGACGCTCTTCTTTTGTTTCAGTTGACAAGTAAATACTTTAAATGCATATGTGGGCAATCGAATTTTATAAACTACTGCTTGGTTTCCTGTCTTGGATATATATTCAAATCTTCGTATGTACTCATACTCTAAATTGTACCACCATCCATCTAATGTTGGAGTGAATGAACATACCGATTGTTGGAGTGAATGAACATACCGATTATTTTAAACATCTTTCCACGTCCCTAAAACATAACTCATCCATTGTTCTTGGACCTAGGCTGTTTTTGGTGAATATACAGTTAcatgaatttcttttattacatatcTATCCTCACCATGTTTTCATACGAGGCAACGTTATGAAATAACTGATGGCGATATGATCTTGACAGTGCAACAACATTAGCCTGATTGCTTTCTCTATTCATTGGTGGGCTTCTGTTCTTCCTGTGTACAATAACTTAGCAGGTTTTAATACAAATCTACTATTGAGAGAAACATCATTGGTTCATTCCTTCCACAGTTTGTCTTAATGTCCTGACACTACAGTCAAGACTCAAGACTACAGCGTATCTATACCATAGAATAGTTGGCATGTTATtatacttatcaaaataaaagttGTTATATTATTATGGTGCTTCAATGCAGGAGCTTACTGATTAAATGTCTTCTGTGATCTATCATTTGCAAACACTCAGCAGATTATGGTTCTCTTATCTGACTCACCTTTTGTTTCTGGACTTTACTCAGAGAGGAAGAATTGATTTGGCTGAAGAAGAGCTTGAAAAGCTTATGGGAGCGTCATCATCACATGTTAAGTATGCCATTGCAGAAATGTCAAAGACAGACAAAGGAGATGAAGTGGATAATGTTAGATTTGGAGAACTACTGTATGGTCGTCATTTTAAAGGTATAATTATTGATGATGTGTTTTCGTTCTGTCAATATGTCTTGTGTGAAGAAGTTGATGAATTCATAACTTTTGCCGTTTGGACAGTGGTTTTCATTGGATCTGCCTTATTTGCTTTGCAACAACTATCTGGAATAAATGCTGTATTTTATTTCTCTTCGACTGTTTTTAAAAAGGCTGGAGTACCTTCAGACACTGCGAATACATGCGTTGGGATCGTAAACTTAACAGGTAGAATATCACCTCTCCATACAGAACACATATAACACCCTTGGATCTGTTAGTGATTTCTCATTTCCTGTTGTCTATAACGTCTACAGGGTCTATTATTGCAATGATTTTGATGGATAAGCTTGGGAGGAAGGTGCTTCTAATTGGGAGTTTCTTGGGCATGGTAACATAATCTTGTTTGCTCAATCCTATATAAATAAATAGGAACATGTAGTTCCAAGAATATATTGCTTTCTCATCTTGAACTTGTGAGATGTTTTTGGTGCAGGCAATTGCAACGGGTCTTCAAGTAACAGCCGCTAGTTCATTTGTACCAATCTCTGCAGTATTATACCTATCAGTTGGTGGGACCCTACTGTGAGTAATCCACTCCAAGATTGTCGTTGTAGTAGTTGATACATTATTGATAGCAAGGACTAGGTATGCTCTTTATACTGTAATGATTAGATAACAACAAAATAACTATCTGGGACTATGACTCCTTCGTTCTGGGGAAGTTAATCTTAGTCAAGTCAAACAAAGAGAAGTCAGTAAGCAGCTAAGAGATGAAGATAGTAGTTCCGGTACTGCTATAGTGGATAACAGTATCCAATTGAATTCTAGAGAAAAGTGTCCTTATGTACTTGGTAACTGTTGACTCTGACTAAATAATGAGACAATTTTATGCTTAGATAGCTTTACTGACTATTCAGAAGATAACTACAAATGCACAAAAGCAAAGGCTGGTTGTTTCCTTTCAATAATGGGAAGTTTTTTATGTCAGGTATGTGTTGGCATTTTCTTTGGGTGCTGGTCCAGTCCCTAGCCTCCTGCTGTCAGAGATATTCCCTGGCCGGATTAGGGCAAAGGCAATGGCTTTATGCATGGCTGCACATTGGGTATTTTCATCCTTCTCTTGATTCTTctgttttcttaaattattctttttgttttgtccTTGGATGAAGAATTATCAAACAGGGAAGGATCTCTAGAACTTTTATGTCTGACAACTTTGACCAATATATGACACAATGTATTTGTTCTTATGCAACAAGTCTTAATAACTTCTTATATCAGCTTTCattttgtctttttcttcttctctttgggtgggggcgggggggaGGTAACGGGTCCAAACAGAGTGAAATGGATGTTGAGGATCATATGGCCAACTCTAACTAGCTTGGGGTTGATGCACTATGCTTCTTGTTGAGGGAGGGCGTGAACGTAAGGAGGAGGTTTATTCCCTTATTATTTCTGGTAGTAGCTTGGAATTACACATTTAATAGAAACACACATCTTCCGTTGGGTAATATATGTTCTAGATGTCCAGTCATTTGACACAACGAGTCGTTGCTGAAATCATCAGCCTATATGTATGTGCAGCCACATCCTGCTATTGGGCGTAAGTCAAACAAGATGTGCAGGTAAATTCATCAATCATGAGTCAGGGGATTGAATCCTGCTGCAGACAAAAGCCTGGTATATAAGTGGAGACGGGTAGAGGGGCGGGCCCATTATCCGCTGAGTGTCAAACTGTGCGCCATTGGCCCTCGGAGatcagaaaaaaaaagtcatccGTCTGAGCTGTTCTATCTGCACAATCTACTTTAGTGGTAGTCAAACCAATAGCGATACCTTGCGCATAGCATGACAAAAGGATCTCCTTGTTCTAAGCGACTACAGCCCCCAACCTACACTGCCAAGAACCAGAAAAATGAGACCATTTAAAGTGATGGGGGAATCTAGGGagtatcataattcatccctaaACTTTTTATACAGTATTCATTTCGTATTCTttacttcaaagttcaaacaaGAATCTAGTCTTTGTAAATGACCAATCCTTTGATTCCCTGACGAGGTGTTGGATGGTCAAAGTGTTTTGTGCTTAAAATTCATTCTGCctggaagacttttgaaatcaTTTAAGGGAGATCTAAACCTAGCAGGTAAATGTATATACTGTTCTAAATACAACATGGTATGAGATCATCTTTCATatctcaaaaaagaaaaaatgaaatcagTGTCTAATTCTTATGTCCCCATTCATATTATAGTTCATGCATGGTTCAGCTACAGCAGTAATTTAAAATTGTAAAGTATTATCGACACTTGCCTTTTATTATAATCAtgattgtttttgttgttttttgaaAATTGCATAGATTTTTTTGAGATTGATGCTTCaagttttcatgttttctttcccAATGTATTCTCATATCGTATTTCGCTCTTTAACAGGTCATAAATTTTTTAGTCGGCCTTCTGTTTCTGCCGATGCTTGAGCATCTTGGACCACAAATTGTGTATGGACTCTTTGCCGGTTTTTGCTTGTTGGCAGTGGCCTTTGTGAAAAAGAATGTGGtggaaacaaaaggaaaaacatTACAGGAGATTGAGTTTGCTCTTCTTTCGTCTGATTAGTGGTGACTATATCACACTCTATATTAAGTTCAGATTGGAAAATGTTAAGGTCTAGTGGTTGAACATCCAAATTCTTGGCTCAGCTATTTTTTGATTACTTCAATTTTGGAGTGTGTTCATAGGCGGGAAGGCATTGACGACGAACAATCAAGATAGGGATTGTCAGAAAGCGAGTTTGTAGGGAATTGTCACTGCTTAATTTTGCTGCTATTCTGCTCACTCCACTGGTCGGTGACTATTGCCTGAGGGAGCATGAAACTGCATCTGCCTCAGCCAGTAGTAGATCACATATATACTATAGAGTACCTATTGTTGCTATTTTTGTATAGcctttccttcaatttttgCCTTGATCTGATTTTTGTAATTAGCATGGCACAGAAAGGCTGCTCGGAACATTCCTTATAGAAATAATGTTACAGACTTTGAATTAGCAAGATACTGGTAGGCTAGTTGCTGCTTGCGGTAACAAGGAATATTGGTAGTATTATATTGTAGTAAACAATTGATTAATGTAGCTGagatttttctatatttggctTCAGCATTGATTCTGTTGTGTTGCTATAATTGCCAGCTAGTAGTTAGGAAGCCAGCTGTAAGTATGTTGATCATCTTCATATTTTTCTCAATAAAAATGATCTGCTCTAAGCGCTCGTCTGCCATCTTCTTGGTTGAGCTTTGAGGGTTTTGGTTAAAGTAGTAAGGGTATTGCACATGATGTGTGGGTTAGGCACCCCTCACGGAGTTGAGCCATACCAGTGAagcctagtgcttaatttgggaaaaaaaaaaaaaaggaagaaaaaacaGGGTGATCTTCTTGGTTGTATGGAAGGTACAGCCACGCCatcaggggcggagccacaGTTACAGGTTCGACAGAACTCAATAACTTAAGCTTAAACCTTGTAGTTATGtcaaaaaaattcacttaatatAAATCTATTCAGAATCCACTAAGCAAAAAAAGTCGTGGTCTTGAATTTATAGATAAAAATTCTGAATCTGTCTGAGAGATGCCTAGATCAAAATTCTGAATCCGTCTGAGAGATGCCATGATGTTAAGCacgtatatgcatgataaagtCCAGTCATGCGTTAGCTGTCTTGATGATTAACATGTCTTGTTATATGAAATAGTGGCCTAGTTTGAACATTATTTACTCAAACATCTGTATTAATGCACTACACGTCTCTTGTATCAAAAGTTGACTTTGAATAACTACCTTCCAGGAAGTTTAATTATCTTCTTTTTCTGAATAACAGCAAGTCGTATGGCCTTGGGCATTTTCCTACCAAGGAAATAATTATGTTCCTAAAGATTGTCTCTGCAGAGAATTGAAATTGAAGTGTGAAATCAGATATGAGGATAGTCTAATACCTAGAACGAAAATGAAACTACTAAAATGCAAATTAAAACGATGAAAAGGGACGTCGTACTAATCCTACTTCCAAGTTGCAGCTTGCTACCAAACTTGGCGAGTGACATATGAACACATAAAGTCAACTTGGAATAAAATGGTCTTGAAAGCTTCTAATAACTTGAGTTTTGAATAGAAAACTCCTACCCCTCCTATTTTACCTCTGAATTTTGTCCATTTCTGTGATATTGCTGAAACTCTAGAAAGTTGTATAACGTGAAAAAGGACATAATTTTGACCACAGATAATTTGAATAATCTCATTGATTGTTTTTTCCAAGTCAAAGATGCCATCTACTCTGGACATGTCACACAGAAACCCTTTCCCTCATATATGAAAGAGCTCATTGATATTTGAGAAGAAAATTTTCTTCATCCTTCTAAGCTCAAAAATATTGGATACAATGGGAAGAGTTGAAGCAAATAATGAAGTAGAAACTCCTCAGCCAGAGAGTGGTACTGAACCAGCTCCCTCAAATCCTCAACAGTACCAAGGAGTACAAACTGTATCACCAGCACCTGTACATATTGGAGCTCCTTGGAGCACTGGCTTATTTGATTGTCACTTGGATCAAACTAATGgtaattagatttttttttcttttttccccacGAATAATTTATTTTGGTGTCAACCACCTATACTATGCTGTGATTCTGCATTGTTAAAGTCCCACGTCGGTTTGGGATGAGGTGATTGGTCTTGCCTCTTCAGCTAGCTTTTGAGGTTAACTTAGACTCAAGGTCAATATCTTTATCACAGTCAGACCCCATCCAATTCTTACTAAGGGTGATGCAAAACTTCGCTCGAGAAGCTCCTACTACCTTTATGGATCAATTGATCCCTTTTCTTTGgaccaacaacccaaatttttaaaggaaaaattagGAAACATCAGGGTAGGATGAACTTGTTGGCATAGAGAACGCGTTTGATGTCATTTAGCTCgaactctatatatatatttaaataactTATATGTACTTGCACAATATCACAAAAAGTTTCTAGTACCATGGAACTTCACATCTTAAAATCCTTGAGCGGCCTCCAAAGAACATTCTTGTTTATGAAGCTGTTATGATAAACATTAACTGTCTTAAAATCCTTGATCCGCTTATAAGAGAACATTCTTGTTTGTGCAGCTGTTATGACAGCGTTCTTGCCTTGTGTAACATTCGGACAGATAGCGGAAGTCCTCGATGCAGGTGAAATGAGTAAGTCTCCAGGTCTACCTGCAATTTTTCAGTGTATAGAAGTTAAAACTCTTTCCCTTTTATCATTTCATTTCGTGCAATAACACAGTGCAATTGGTAAATATAATGAACTATGGTTGCTAGCTGATACTATGACTAATACTAAACATTGATTTTTTATGGTGATTAATACAGCTTGTCCTATGGGGACTTTCATATACCTGCTGATGATGCCTGCTCTTTGCTCTCAGTGGGTCATGGGCTCTAAGTATAGAATGAAGCTGAGACAGAGATATAATCTAGTGGAAGCTCCTTATTCAGACATAATTTCCCACATATTCTGTCCATGTTGTTCTCTTTGTCAAGAGTTTAGAGAGCTTCGGAACAGGGGACTTGATCCTGCTCTAGGTATGTCACACTTGGTACAATAGTAATATTTTTACCATATTGTACTTTCACAATAATCAGAATTTGACCTCTTGTGCCTGCGAATTAAAGAAAGGAGGAGGTCAGTCAAAACAGGATATTAATTAATCAAAGGTCCAATTGATCACCAGGGGTCGACCTAGAAGCCCGGATACGGGTTCGGTTGAACCCAATAGCTTTTACTTAGATTGTGTGTTTATGTTCAAAATTATacattaaatatgtac
This genomic interval carries:
- the LOC132044326 gene encoding protein PLANT CADMIUM RESISTANCE 8-like, whose amino-acid sequence is MGRVEANNEVETPQPESGTEPAPSNPQQYQGVQTVSPAPVHIGAPWSTGLFDCHLDQTNAVMTAFLPCVTFGQIAEVLDAGEMTCPMGTFIYLLMMPALCSQWVMGSKYRMKLRQRYNLVEAPYSDIISHIFCPCCSLCQEFRELRNRGLDPALGWNGIVAQQHYGNQQVNEAPQVQSMSM
- the LOC132044325 gene encoding probable plastidic glucose transporter 3, encoding MRSGGGLADAYSMYKRASTKDQFTDDYEDREENLGRLQNGVWKEIGNPSWKRPLPHILVAIISSLLFGYHLGVVNDTLESMSLDLGFSGSTLAEGLVVSTCLGGAFLGSIFSGWIADGVGRRRGFQLCALPMIIGASMSAATSTLGVMLLGRLFVGIGMGLGPAVAALYVAEVSPAFVRGTYGSFTQIATCLGLLGALLIGIPAKDTVGWWRVCFWISTIPAAILAVLMEFCAESPHWLVKRGRIDLAEEELEKLMGASSSHVKYAIAEMSKTDKGDEVDNVRFGELLYGRHFKVVFIGSALFALQQLSGINAVFYFSSTVFKKAGVPSDTANTCVGIVNLTGSIIAMILMDKLGRKVLLIGSFLGMAIATGLQVTAASSFVPISAVLYLSVGGTLLYVLAFSLGAGPVPSLLLSEIFPGRIRAKAMALCMAAHWVINFLVGLLFLPMLEHLGPQIVYGLFAGFCLLAVAFVKKNVVETKGKTLQEIEFALLSSD